The following proteins are co-located in the Calliphora vicina chromosome 2, idCalVici1.1, whole genome shotgun sequence genome:
- the LOC135950700 gene encoding uncharacterized protein LOC135950700: MNYIDLNTQPTKFWELEEVYEKPAQSNEDIFCENLYKNTTFRDENGRFVVSLPFKSEYSNNIPLGNSRNSALSQFLRNESRLNNNHKLKQDYDKVIEEYTFLNHMIPVKPDLSTFSNSSYYLPHHSVLKPEYTTTKLRVVFNASNPSSSGLSLNDVLYPGPVLQQELTVLITRWRLILFRCSPEKEPQEFELQTVTFGVNCAPYLALRILLELAECCNNDYPEISTILKENMYVDDVLSGSHDLSVALKSRDNLIKILNSSWIPSP; the protein is encoded by the exons ATGAATTATATCGACTTAAACACTCAACCCACTAAATTTTGGGAACTCGAAGAAGTTTATGAAAAACCAGCCCAATCTAATGAAGATATCTTCTgcgaaaatttatacaaaaatacaacatttagaGACGAAAATGGTCGTTTTGTTGTTTCTCTGCCTTTTAAATCCGAATATTCCAATAATATTCCCCTTGGCAACTCTCGCAACTCTGCTTTATCCCAATTTCTAAGAAATGAGAGTAGACTCAATAATAACCATAAATTAAAGCAAGATTACGATAAAGTAATCGaagaatatacatttttgaaccaTATGATTCCCGTAAAACCCGATTTATCTACATTCTCTAACTCTTCATACTATTTACCCCATCACTCTGTGCTCAAACCCGAATATACAACTACTAAACTACGTGTTGTATTCAATGCCTCTAACCCCTCTTCGTCTGGATTAAGTCTAAATGACGTATTATACCCCGGACCAGTTTTACAACAAGAATTAACTGTCCTAATAACCCGTTGGCGATT GATTTTATTCCGCTGTTCGCCTGAAAAAGAACCCCAAGAATTTGAGCTACAGACCGTAACATTTGGAGTTAACTGTGCTCCATATTTAGCCCTGAGAATTCTTCTCGAACTTGCAGAATGTTGTAATAATGATTACCCCGAAATCTCTACCATACTCAAAGAGAATATGTATGTCGATGACGTACTATCAGGATCACATGACCTTTCGGTAGCCCTAAAATCAAGAGATAACCTAATTAAAATCCTAAATTCTTCTTGGATTCCCTCTCCGTAA
- the LOC135950701 gene encoding sex-determining region Y protein-like → MKPERRRDIVERLGYCTNYLARSHNIRSCTSMESCIKCKQLHHTMLHPSRTRSPSPNLSTVSSQRGRDAETQIQPHQQPHQHHHHHRQHRHHQPRQPHHRRHQRQQPHHRCHQRQQPHHRRHQRQHPHQQQRHQIQRQQNQQRQRQQSPAPIASSTTPPMPDQRILAEAIKSLANVLCYQNKPE, encoded by the coding sequence ATGAAGCCAGAGAGAAGACGTGACATTGTTGAGCGTCTTGGCTATTGTACCAATTATTTGGCTCGAAGCCATAATATAAGGTCGTGTACCTCGATGGAGTCTTGCATAAAATGCAAGCAACTTCACCACACCATGTTGCACCCATCGAGGACACGCAGCCCATCGCCCAACTTGTCCACCGTCAGCAGCCAACGCGGTCGTGATGCCGAGACCCAGATACAACCGCACCAACAAccacatcaacatcatcatcaccatcgtCAACACCGACACCATCAACCTCGCCAGCCacatcatcgtcgtcatcaACGCCAACAGCCACATCATCGTTGTCATCAACGTCAACAGCCacatcatcgtcgtcatcaACGCCAACACCCTCATCAACAACAACGTCATCAAATTCAACGTCAGCAAAATCAACAACGCCAGCGTCAACAATCACCAGCTCCAATTGCTTCATCTACCACTCCACCAATGCCAGATCAACGTATATTGGCTGAAGCTATTAAATCTCTGGCCAACGTATTATGTTACCAAAATAAGCCAGAATAG